Proteins found in one Paenibacillus borealis genomic segment:
- a CDS encoding response regulator transcription factor → MYKVVLADDETIALEGLRTLTNWEELGFEICGACENGEEALNAIVQSSPDLVITDIRMPEIDGLELIRRVRKLEMEQPIFVVLSGYSEFEYARTAIRYGVKHYLIKPVVDAEWDKVLADLTDELEMRLRLKMQQNMLASRLLPLAIARMLEGQWAEPEEEAAEQMDRLDEAVSGWTYLHVDGPKSNITEICRELAGPAGALFIDLPGDQAGLVVKSSAATAGLAERVYAGLSMNGVKGSVSIGPSVQSLRELSVSYREAAGAAASHYFYSDGSGPVDTASSNRNELSYNLPSAERTEELMSAVERLQGQKVKEKLDEIFRMFKQNRTAPEVVQMTSMNIMLKSMELLKDFGGADGQRGGSLEFFRTEPRSLEVLKDTLQIGLTTCMEYIRQHKERSSEHPLVRVECFLKDNYFRSLTVKEIAEHFYINPVYLGQSFIKKHGISILEYIHNLRIEAAKKRLIETSDTVRSIVESVGYVHYHHFLREFEKRTAQKPVAFRQKAQSEG, encoded by the coding sequence ATGTATAAAGTGGTATTGGCAGATGATGAGACAATAGCATTAGAAGGATTGCGGACGTTGACCAATTGGGAGGAACTGGGCTTTGAAATCTGTGGTGCCTGTGAGAACGGGGAAGAAGCGCTGAATGCAATTGTACAGAGTTCACCTGATCTAGTAATTACCGATATCCGCATGCCCGAAATTGACGGTCTGGAGCTGATCAGGCGCGTACGGAAGCTTGAGATGGAGCAGCCGATCTTCGTCGTTCTCAGCGGTTACAGCGAATTTGAATATGCAAGGACTGCCATCCGTTACGGGGTGAAGCACTATCTGATTAAGCCTGTCGTTGATGCGGAATGGGATAAGGTGCTTGCTGATTTAACGGACGAACTGGAAATGCGCCTCAGGCTGAAGATGCAGCAGAATATGCTGGCGAGCAGGCTTCTTCCCCTGGCGATTGCTCGCATGCTTGAAGGCCAATGGGCCGAGCCTGAAGAGGAGGCTGCTGAACAGATGGACCGTCTGGACGAGGCGGTCTCGGGATGGACGTATCTGCATGTGGATGGTCCCAAAAGCAATATCACAGAAATTTGCCGGGAGCTGGCCGGACCGGCAGGAGCCTTGTTCATCGATCTGCCCGGCGACCAGGCAGGGTTGGTCGTGAAAAGCTCGGCAGCAACGGCCGGACTGGCAGAGCGGGTATATGCCGGACTGTCTATGAACGGCGTGAAGGGTTCCGTCAGCATCGGACCGAGTGTCCAGTCTCTCCGGGAGCTGTCCGTCTCTTATAGGGAAGCGGCAGGAGCCGCCGCCAGCCACTATTTCTATTCGGACGGAAGCGGACCGGTTGACACGGCAAGCAGCAACCGGAACGAGCTGAGCTATAATCTGCCTTCCGCAGAACGAACTGAGGAACTGATGAGTGCCGTGGAACGGCTGCAAGGGCAGAAAGTCAAAGAAAAATTGGACGAAATATTCAGAATGTTCAAGCAGAACAGAACAGCTCCTGAAGTTGTACAGATGACCAGCATGAATATCATGCTGAAAAGCATGGAGCTGCTGAAGGATTTCGGGGGGGCGGACGGACAGCGGGGAGGCTCGCTTGAATTTTTCAGAACCGAGCCGAGGTCGCTTGAAGTTCTGAAGGATACCCTGCAGATAGGATTGACTACGTGTATGGAGTATATCCGCCAGCATAAGGAACGCAGCTCCGAGCATCCGCTGGTACGGGTAGAGTGCTTCTTGAAGGATAATTATTTCAGATCTTTGACGGTAAAGGAGATTGCAGAGCACTTTTATATCAATCCGGTATATCTGGGCCAGTCCTTCATCAAAAAGCACGGAATCAGCATTCTCGAGTATATTCATAACTTGCGTATAGAAGCAGCCAAGAAGCGGCTGATCGAAACAAGCGACACTGTCCGGAGCATTGTGGAGAGTGTGGGTTATGTGCACTACCACCATTTCTTAAGAGAATTTGAAAAACGGACGGCTCAGAAGCCTGTAGCTTTCCGCCAGAAGGCCCAATCTGAAGGATGA
- a CDS encoding glycoside hydrolase family 43 protein: MTYQLKQAAGKVPPNGNPLVAHRYGADPYALVFGDRVYLYMTNDALEYDGNGTVKENSYSSIHTITVISSADLVNWTDHGAIAVAGPEGAAKWATQSWAPAAVHKVILGQDKFFLYFANNASGIGVLSSDSPVGPWIDPIGEALILRSTPGVEEVTWLFDPAVLVDDDGKGYIYFGGGVPEGQSAEPGTARVMRLGEDMISVAGTAEVIPAPFMFEDAGIHKQSGVYYYSYCSNFYDGERPEGSPPAGEIAYMTSSSPMGPWTYHGTILKNPGHFFGVSGNNHHAVFQFHEQWYIAYHAQTLSKAQGIANGYRSTHLNRLLHKEDGTIYNIEADYEGVQQLQVLNPYERIPASTMGWSAGVHTEPVTAGGVQMVTEIGVGGWIGLSGVDFGSRGAEAFSASVMGLEAGGTLELHLDDPAGPVIGKLPVPAVNGPEEWVELKTDVQGAAGIHHLYLVFAGEGGTGLFKLGAWQFTEQN, translated from the coding sequence ATGACATATCAACTGAAACAGGCTGCCGGAAAGGTGCCGCCAAACGGCAATCCGCTGGTTGCACACAGATACGGGGCGGATCCCTATGCCCTTGTATTCGGGGACAGGGTCTATTTGTACATGACCAACGACGCCCTGGAGTACGACGGGAACGGCACGGTGAAAGAGAATTCATACAGCAGTATTCATACGATCACAGTTATTTCCTCTGCCGATCTGGTCAACTGGACCGATCACGGCGCGATTGCAGTGGCCGGACCGGAAGGGGCGGCGAAGTGGGCTACCCAGTCATGGGCGCCTGCAGCCGTCCATAAAGTGATACTCGGACAGGATAAGTTCTTCCTGTACTTCGCCAATAATGCCAGCGGCATCGGCGTTCTGAGTAGTGACAGTCCGGTGGGCCCGTGGATTGACCCTATCGGGGAAGCGCTGATTCTGCGCTCCACGCCGGGGGTCGAGGAGGTGACCTGGCTGTTCGATCCGGCGGTTCTGGTCGATGATGACGGCAAGGGCTACATTTATTTCGGAGGCGGTGTGCCGGAAGGCCAGTCCGCGGAGCCTGGCACAGCACGGGTTATGAGACTGGGTGAGGATATGATCAGCGTAGCGGGAACTGCTGAGGTGATTCCGGCACCCTTCATGTTCGAGGATGCCGGGATACATAAGCAGAGCGGTGTCTACTACTATAGCTACTGCTCGAATTTCTATGACGGGGAGCGTCCGGAAGGCAGCCCTCCTGCAGGAGAGATCGCGTATATGACCAGCAGCAGTCCAATGGGGCCCTGGACCTATCACGGAACGATTCTCAAGAATCCGGGCCATTTCTTCGGAGTATCCGGGAATAATCATCACGCGGTTTTCCAATTTCATGAGCAGTGGTATATCGCTTATCACGCGCAGACCTTGTCCAAGGCTCAGGGTATTGCGAATGGCTACCGTTCTACGCATCTTAACCGCCTTCTCCATAAGGAGGATGGCACCATTTATAACATTGAAGCCGACTATGAGGGAGTACAGCAGCTCCAGGTCCTGAATCCGTATGAACGTATACCGGCGTCAACGATGGGATGGAGTGCAGGTGTGCATACGGAACCCGTGACAGCCGGAGGAGTACAGATGGTGACGGAGATTGGCGTCGGCGGCTGGATCGGATTATCCGGGGTAGACTTCGGGAGCCGCGGAGCGGAGGCGTTCAGTGCTTCGGTTATGGGGCTTGAAGCGGGCGGTACGCTGGAGCTGCATCTCGATGACCCGGCTGGCCCAGTGATTGGCAAGCTGCCTGTTCCTGCAGTGAACGGGCCGGAGGAATGGGTGGAGCTGAAGACGGACGTCCAGGGAGCGGCAGGAATCCATCACCTCTATCTG